In one window of Macrobrachium nipponense isolate FS-2020 chromosome 2, ASM1510439v2, whole genome shotgun sequence DNA:
- the LOC135221357 gene encoding uncharacterized protein LOC135221357 gives MHVFSDASASGYGAVAYLTSNEGGCSKTSFLIGKARVAPLKATSIPRLELTAAAVAVNLGQKMTLELDLHLNKICYYTDSTTVLYYIRAERKHFPVFVANGVRQIRDLSNTNQWKYVSTDLNPADVASRGVGSVISSDMIHWLEGPDFLNMPASECPAKMHPISEPQVIEDDVMSLATTATSEEGSPFMSLITHFSRWERLKRAVAVFIAFLAFLQNKEQTINLRTTQIMQKAEKAIVCLYKRSPLQTRSRISRKQPRKKTRENTHYQKQVRYSVSTQCSSTELCEWEDASRKPQ, from the coding sequence ATGCACGTTTTCTCAGATGCCAGCGCATCTGGGTATGGCGCTGTTGCATACCTAACCTCAAACGAGGGTGGATGTTCGAAAACTTCATTTCTCATCGGAAAAGCAAGGGTTGCTCCATTGAAAGCAACATCTATCCCACGGCTTGAACTCACAGCGGCTGCTGTAGCTGTAAATTTAGGACAGAAAATGACCCTTGAGCTTGATCTCCATCTCAACAAAATCTGCTATTACACAGATTCAACAACAGTCCTTTATTACATCAGAGCTGAGAGAAAGCATTTTCCAGTGTTTGTGGCCAATGGAGTCCGTCAAATAAGAGACCTCAGCAACACTAACCAGTGGAAGTACGTTAGCACTGATTTGAACCCAGCAGACGTTGCATCACGTGGAGTAGGTTCTGTGATATCTTCAGACATGATTCATTGGCTGGAAGGTCCGGATTTCTTGAATATGCCGGCTTCAGAATGCCCTGCAAAGATGCATCCTATCAGCGAACCGCAGGTTATAGAAGACGACGTTATGTCTTTAGCTACTACTGCTACATCAGAAGAAGGCTCACCGTTTATGTCTTTAATCACCCATTTCTCCAGGTGGGAGAGACTGAAGAGAGCAGTAGCAGTATTCATAGCATTTTTGGCTTTCttacaaaacaaagaacaaactATAAATTTAAGGACCACACAGATCATGCAAAAGGCTGAAAAGGCAATAGTTTGCTTATACAAAAGATCACCTTTGCAAACGAGGTCGAGAATCTCAAGAAAACAACCACGAAAGAAGACAAGAGAGAACACTCACTACCAAAAACAAGTAAGATATTCCGTCTCGACCCAGTGCTCATCGACAGAACTCTGCGAGTGGGAGGATGCCTCTCGAAAGCCGCAATAG